A window of the Gammaproteobacteria bacterium genome harbors these coding sequences:
- the ruvC gene encoding crossover junction endodeoxyribonuclease RuvC: MIILGIDPGSRTTGFGLVENQANRLRYIDSGNIRVSGDSLPQRLGCIFNEIENVIQIHRPEQMSIENVFMARNPDSALKLGQARGAAICAAYRAGLEIAEYAPREIKQAIVGSGAANKEQVQHMVKRLLGIRLQLKADEADGLAIAICHAQFYATRQKTGIDASLLKRRRSRRR, encoded by the coding sequence ATGATTATCCTGGGCATTGACCCTGGATCACGTACTACCGGTTTTGGTCTCGTCGAGAATCAGGCTAATCGCTTGAGGTATATCGACAGTGGCAATATCCGGGTCAGCGGCGATAGCCTGCCACAACGCCTGGGTTGTATTTTTAATGAAATCGAAAATGTGATTCAAATACACCGGCCAGAACAGATGAGCATCGAAAACGTTTTCATGGCGCGTAACCCGGATTCCGCATTGAAGCTTGGCCAGGCGCGTGGTGCCGCTATCTGTGCCGCTTACCGGGCCGGCCTTGAAATTGCCGAATATGCCCCGCGAGAAATCAAGCAGGCTATTGTCGGCTCGGGTGCTGCCAACAAGGAGCAGGTGCAGCACATGGTGAAACGTTTGCTCGGCATTCGTCTGCAGTTGAAGGCTGACGAGGCCGACGGCCTGGCAATTGCTATCTGTCATGCACAATTTTATGCTACGCGTCAGAAAACGGGTATCGACGCCAGTTTACTTAAGCGCAGGAGAAGTCGCCGAAGATGA
- a CDS encoding HIT domain-containing protein, whose product MAAIHDQLEADCIYLGRFVLCHLLLMNDRNYPWFILVPDREDIREIYQLERADRTQLMDESCRLSDFLMRTFDGEKLNLAALGNQVPQLHLHHVVRYVSDPAWPAPVWGKVPALPYDDRAVDEIRSNFVNSGLEGYEAVSGR is encoded by the coding sequence ATGGCCGCAATACATGACCAGCTTGAAGCAGACTGCATCTACCTCGGACGATTTGTGTTGTGTCATTTGCTGTTAATGAACGATCGCAATTATCCCTGGTTTATCCTGGTTCCTGATCGCGAAGATATTCGTGAAATCTACCAACTCGAACGGGCAGACCGTACGCAATTGATGGACGAGTCCTGCCGACTGTCCGATTTCCTGATGCGCACTTTCGACGGCGAGAAACTCAATCTGGCCGCACTCGGCAACCAGGTTCCGCAACTACACCTGCACCATGTCGTACGCTACGTGTCGGACCCTGCCTGGCCGGCACCAGTGTGGGGGAAAGTGCCGGCGCTGCCCTATGATGATCGCGCAGTCGATGAAATCAGATCGAATTTCGTAAACTCGGGACTCGAGGGCTACGAGGCGGTTAGCGGGCGCTGA
- the tolQ gene encoding protein TolQ, whose protein sequence is MNDSLLTLIMNASIPVQLVMILLLAASVLSWALMYVKRGYIRQSQVEAKTFEGRFWSGINLSDLFAQMSVRQDRRFGLEAIFENGFREFARARKADLGNSEVVRSAHRAMKVSMSREIEMLENNLPFLATVGSVSPYVGLFGTVWGIMESFRALAGVQQATLAMVAPGISEALIATAMGLLAAIPAVVAYNKFTSEIDAMIVRYENFLEEFTGILQRQAQSTK, encoded by the coding sequence ATGAATGATTCACTGTTAACGCTTATCATGAACGCCAGTATACCGGTGCAGCTGGTGATGATACTGCTGCTTGCGGCCTCGGTACTTTCCTGGGCATTAATGTATGTCAAGCGGGGTTATATCCGCCAGTCACAGGTCGAGGCCAAGACCTTTGAAGGCCGTTTCTGGTCCGGAATAAACCTGAGCGATTTGTTTGCACAAATGAGCGTACGCCAGGACCGGCGTTTCGGTCTCGAGGCAATTTTTGAAAACGGTTTTCGGGAGTTTGCCCGCGCCCGCAAGGCTGACCTCGGCAACAGTGAAGTCGTGCGTTCGGCGCATCGTGCGATGAAGGTTTCAATGTCGCGCGAGATCGAAATGCTCGAGAATAATCTGCCGTTCCTGGCAACAGTAGGTTCGGTCAGCCCCTACGTTGGGCTGTTCGGTACCGTTTGGGGCATCATGGAGTCGTTCCGTGCCCTTGCCGGTGTGCAGCAGGCCACGCTTGCGATGGTTGCACCCGGTATTTCGGAAGCCCTGATTGCCACGGCGATGGGACTGCTGGCGGCAATTCCAGCAGTGGTTGCCTACAACAAGTTCACCAGTGAAATCGACGCGATGATCGTGCGCTACGAGAATTTTCTCGAGGAATTTACAGGTATCCTGCAGCGTCAGGCCCAGTCAACAAAGTAA
- the tolB gene encoding Tol-Pal system beta propeller repeat protein TolB, whose translation MPLTVKAALTIEITGGVEGALPIAVVPFDTSRLSSKLPVDLAEIVASDLNRSGVLKSMSRSKLPANPHYSNQVQYARWRKVGQDYLVVGRVLEKSPGLYSIEFQLLDVLKQKQLLGRSMPARKRNLRSRAHQISDYIYEQITGTRGAFNTRIAFVRAQKDAARKYVLQVADTDGFNAQNVLESDEPIMSPSWSPDGKSLAYVSFENERPEIYIQHLATARRSKVAGFKGLNSAPSWSPNGKFLALVLSKDGSPDIYTLNTATKRLKRLTTHRAIDTEPVWASDGKTIIFTSDRAGSPQLYRVNVDGGKPKRVTFEGRYNTAASLSPDGKYIAMVHGEQGQYKIAQYERGTGNLTVLTDSTLDESPSFSPNGKMVLYASTRGNRGYLYAVSIDGRAKHRLSDQAGDIREPVWGPFESK comes from the coding sequence ATGCCATTGACTGTTAAAGCTGCTCTGACCATCGAAATTACCGGCGGTGTAGAAGGTGCGTTGCCGATCGCGGTTGTCCCGTTTGACACTTCGCGCCTCAGCAGTAAACTGCCGGTCGACCTGGCCGAGATTGTCGCCAGTGATCTGAATCGCAGCGGCGTATTGAAATCCATGAGCCGCTCCAAACTGCCGGCTAACCCGCATTATAGCAACCAGGTGCAGTATGCCCGCTGGCGTAAAGTCGGACAGGATTATCTCGTGGTTGGACGCGTGCTGGAAAAATCTCCGGGGCTTTACAGCATAGAATTCCAGCTGCTCGACGTGCTTAAGCAAAAGCAACTTCTGGGTCGCAGTATGCCTGCCAGGAAACGTAACCTGCGTTCACGCGCACACCAGATCAGCGATTATATTTACGAGCAAATCACCGGTACTCGCGGTGCCTTCAATACCCGCATCGCTTTCGTACGTGCGCAAAAGGATGCCGCGCGCAAGTACGTGCTGCAGGTTGCCGATACCGACGGGTTCAATGCCCAGAATGTGCTCGAATCAGATGAGCCGATCATGTCCCCGAGCTGGTCTCCTGATGGTAAGTCCCTGGCCTACGTTTCGTTCGAAAATGAACGCCCGGAGATATACATCCAGCACCTCGCCACCGCGCGGCGTTCCAAGGTTGCAGGCTTCAAGGGTTTGAATAGCGCACCGAGCTGGTCACCGAATGGCAAGTTCCTGGCGCTGGTCCTGTCCAAGGATGGCAGCCCGGACATTTATACCCTGAATACGGCTACCAAGCGCCTCAAGCGCCTGACTACCCATCGTGCCATCGATACCGAACCAGTCTGGGCAAGTGATGGCAAGACGATAATTTTTACCTCGGACCGTGCAGGATCACCGCAGCTATACCGTGTTAACGTGGATGGCGGCAAGCCGAAGCGCGTGACTTTCGAAGGCCGTTACAATACCGCCGCCAGTTTATCGCCTGACGGCAAGTATATTGCGATGGTGCATGGCGAGCAGGGGCAATATAAAATAGCGCAGTATGAACGCGGAACCGGTAATTTGACGGTACTCACCGACAGTACGCTCGATGAATCACCCTCATTTTCCCCGAATGGCAAAATGGTGCTCTATGCATCGACACGCGGAAACAGGGGCTACCTGTACGCGGTTTCGATTGACGGGCGCGCAAAACACAGGTTATCCGACCAGGCCGGCGATATACGCGAACCGGTTTGGGGGCCTTTTGAAAGTAAGTAA
- the tolR gene encoding protein TolR, protein MKKRRSVSEINVVPYIDVMLVLLIIFMVTAPLLKQGVEVDLPTAPANPLDAESPEPIVITVDKRGMMFLNIALKPDNEISEEALIKQVKAALSREPKRPVMVRGDANGPYQNVVATLVLLQQANVESVGLVTEPEEKP, encoded by the coding sequence GTGAAGAAGCGCCGCTCAGTTTCCGAGATCAATGTAGTACCGTACATCGACGTCATGCTGGTGCTGTTAATCATCTTCATGGTGACGGCACCCTTGTTAAAACAGGGCGTCGAGGTTGATCTGCCCACCGCACCGGCAAATCCACTGGACGCAGAAAGCCCGGAACCTATCGTCATTACGGTCGATAAACGGGGAATGATGTTCCTCAATATCGCGCTGAAACCCGACAACGAGATCAGCGAGGAAGCGTTGATCAAGCAAGTCAAGGCAGCATTATCCAGGGAACCGAAACGACCGGTCATGGTGCGCGGCGACGCCAATGGTCCCTACCAGAATGTCGTGGCAACGCTGGTACTGCTGCAGCAGGCAAACGTGGAGTCAGTCGGGTTGGTGACCGAACCGGAGGAAAAACCCTAG
- a CDS encoding Crp/Fnr family transcriptional regulator gives MATLNETLEEITLFRGMSEEDIESVASQTVIRQFPKNTVIVSQGDETDSFYVILQGKVDVFLHNDKGKEIIINTLGEREAFGELAPLGGIPRQASIITTEDSTFGIISRQIFMDTLLKKPTVSMQIIDLLIHRIQDLTEEVSSLALEDVYNRVVRVLYKHADEVGEKLVTEKLTQQDIASRVGATREMVHRILKELKTGGYISIEGKHITIEKKLPPGW, from the coding sequence ATGGCAACCCTAAACGAAACACTCGAAGAAATTACGCTGTTTCGAGGTATGAGCGAGGAAGACATTGAAAGTGTCGCTTCGCAAACCGTTATTCGCCAGTTTCCGAAGAATACCGTGATTGTCAGCCAGGGTGACGAAACCGATTCGTTTTATGTCATCCTGCAGGGCAAGGTTGACGTGTTCCTGCACAATGACAAGGGTAAGGAAATCATCATCAATACACTGGGCGAACGCGAGGCTTTCGGGGAACTGGCACCCCTGGGAGGAATCCCGCGACAGGCCAGTATCATCACCACCGAGGACTCTACCTTCGGCATTATCTCGCGCCAGATTTTCATGGATACACTGCTGAAAAAGCCCACCGTGAGCATGCAGATTATTGATTTACTGATCCATCGGATCCAGGATCTGACCGAAGAAGTCAGTAGCCTTGCGCTCGAGGACGTTTACAACCGCGTGGTCCGGGTGCTTTACAAGCACGCCGACGAAGTGGGTGAAAAGCTGGTCACCGAAAAACTGACCCAGCAAGACATCGCCAGCCGGGTTGGTGCCACCCGCGAAATGGTGCATCGCATCCTCAAAGAACTGAAAACCGGTGGTTACATCTCGATAGAAGGTAAACATATCACAATCGAGAAGAAACTCCCCCCTGGCTGGTAA
- the ruvB gene encoding Holliday junction branch migration DNA helicase RuvB — MNEDRLIDPEAIAEELSLDRALRPRLLSDYVGQDEVREQMSIFVQAAIKRSEALDHVLVFGPPGLGKTTLSHIIANEMQVNLRQTSGPVLEKAGDLAAILTNLEPHDVLFIDEIHRLSPVVEEILYPALEDFQLDIMIGEGPAARSIKLDLPPFTLVGATTRAGLLTSPLRDRFGIVHRLEFYSAEELGRIIMRSAGLLGIELEAEGASEIASRSRGTPRIANRLLRRARDYAEVRADGTITAEIACAALDMLKVDKTGLDHMDRRLILALIEMFDGGPVGVESLAAAIGEERGTIEDVIEPYLIQQGFMMRTQRGRVVTSRAYSHFGFKHSKQGEIEL; from the coding sequence ATGAACGAAGATCGATTGATCGACCCGGAAGCGATCGCAGAGGAGTTATCGCTGGATCGTGCGCTGCGACCCAGGCTACTCAGTGATTACGTCGGCCAGGATGAAGTTCGCGAACAGATGAGTATTTTTGTTCAGGCCGCGATAAAACGCAGCGAGGCGCTTGATCATGTACTGGTATTCGGCCCACCGGGCCTGGGTAAAACCACCCTCTCGCATATTATCGCCAACGAAATGCAGGTGAATTTGCGCCAGACGTCAGGACCGGTGCTGGAGAAGGCTGGTGATCTTGCCGCGATTCTAACCAATCTCGAACCGCATGACGTGCTGTTTATCGACGAGATTCATCGCCTCAGTCCCGTGGTCGAGGAAATACTCTACCCGGCGCTGGAGGACTTTCAGCTCGATATCATGATAGGCGAAGGACCGGCAGCGCGTTCGATCAAGCTGGATTTGCCCCCGTTTACGCTGGTTGGAGCAACCACGCGTGCGGGGCTGCTGACATCGCCCCTGCGTGATCGTTTCGGGATTGTGCATCGCCTTGAATTCTACAGCGCCGAGGAACTGGGTCGAATCATTATGCGCTCCGCGGGCTTACTCGGCATCGAGCTGGAAGCAGAAGGCGCAAGTGAAATTGCCAGTCGGTCGCGTGGCACGCCGCGTATTGCCAATCGACTGCTGCGACGCGCGCGTGACTATGCCGAGGTCAGGGCTGACGGTACGATCACCGCCGAGATTGCCTGCGCTGCGCTGGACATGCTCAAGGTCGACAAAACCGGGCTCGACCACATGGATCGTCGCCTGATTCTTGCCCTCATCGAGATGTTTGATGGTGGGCCGGTCGGCGTGGAGAGTCTTGCGGCTGCGATCGGCGAAGAGCGCGGTACTATCGAGGATGTGATCGAGCCCTACCTGATACAGCAGGGTTTTATGATGCGTACCCAGCGAGGGCGTGTGGTAACATCGCGCGCGTACTCGCATTTCGGATTTAAACATTCAAAACAGGGTGAAATAGAGTTATAG
- the pal gene encoding peptidoglycan-associated lipoprotein Pal: MKLRNRMKPWMIAGLVAIFVSACATTQEEMIDGAPIDDQTGMADDGSISGGADATGISDDMAGDGTSIADGAPIDAIAMLEQTEGALASRTIYFEFDSAKLSSESIQILETHGSFIAGNGVVTVRLEGHADERGSREYNIALGDRRAQSVRRVLLFQGASTDQLDTVSYGEEQPAMSGHTEEAWSKNRRVELIYTVN; this comes from the coding sequence ATGAAATTACGTAACCGAATGAAACCATGGATGATCGCCGGACTGGTAGCGATCTTTGTCAGCGCCTGTGCCACCACGCAGGAAGAGATGATTGATGGCGCACCGATAGACGATCAGACCGGGATGGCCGATGACGGCAGCATCAGCGGTGGTGCGGATGCAACCGGTATTAGTGACGATATGGCCGGTGATGGAACTTCGATCGCGGATGGTGCGCCGATTGACGCAATCGCAATGCTCGAACAAACCGAAGGCGCGCTGGCAAGTCGCACTATTTATTTCGAGTTTGACAGCGCCAAGCTGAGCAGCGAGTCGATCCAGATCCTCGAAACTCACGGCAGTTTTATCGCCGGTAACGGTGTAGTAACTGTGCGCCTCGAGGGCCACGCCGATGAACGCGGCAGCCGTGAGTACAACATTGCCCTCGGTGATCGACGGGCCCAGTCGGTTAGGCGCGTTCTGCTGTTTCAGGGTGCTTCGACCGATCAGCTCGATACCGTGAGCTACGGCGAAGAGCAACCTGCAATGTCGGGTCACACCGAGGAGGCCTGGAGCAAAAACCGCCGCGTTGAATTGATCTATACGGTGAATTGA
- a CDS encoding B12-binding domain-containing radical SAM protein yields MNHKILLTTLNARYMHCAFGLRYLYANLGALKSVVQIREFTIQQRPIDIVEQLLALEPRIIGFSTYIWNVNETTAVIALLKQVSPQTIIVAGGPEVSFADDLPELTELVDYIITGPGETSFRELCEDLLGEKPVAPGIIAGVTASLDTLELPYAYYNTEDIRNRLIYVEASRGCPFKCEFCLSSLDKTAKPFELKRFLDAMDDLYQRGARNFKFIDRTFNLKISTSIAILEFFLQRIDDDLYLHFEVIPDYLPEQLKQVLTRFPPGALQFEIGVQTFDPEIQQIISRRQNNRNTCDNLRWLRENTGAHLHADLIFGLPGDSLENFARSFDQLVALNPQEIQLGILKRLRGAPINRRVDEYQMRYNPVAPYNILSTRDIDFATMQRISRFARFWDMIGNSGRFGNTLPLVLAEQPFENFLALSDCLYELAGSTWKISLRRLYALLFKALTGPLKLRPDRVRPALELDYRRSGQKGILDLDNPGLEIVTRTGVANKRQRQHQQKNA; encoded by the coding sequence ATGAATCATAAAATTCTGCTGACCACGCTGAATGCACGCTACATGCATTGTGCTTTCGGTTTGCGTTACCTGTATGCGAACCTGGGTGCCCTGAAATCGGTTGTGCAAATCAGGGAATTCACGATCCAGCAGCGGCCCATCGATATCGTCGAGCAATTGCTCGCGCTAGAGCCGAGAATAATCGGCTTCAGTACTTATATATGGAATGTAAACGAAACCACGGCAGTTATCGCTTTACTGAAGCAGGTTTCACCGCAAACCATTATTGTTGCGGGTGGCCCCGAAGTCAGCTTCGCCGATGACTTGCCTGAACTCACCGAGCTGGTGGACTACATTATTACGGGTCCGGGAGAAACCAGTTTTCGTGAATTGTGCGAAGACCTGCTCGGCGAAAAGCCGGTAGCACCGGGCATCATTGCCGGGGTAACGGCCAGCCTCGATACGCTCGAGTTGCCTTACGCCTATTACAACACCGAGGATATTCGCAATCGCCTGATTTATGTCGAGGCGTCGCGTGGCTGTCCCTTCAAATGCGAATTTTGCCTGTCTTCGCTGGATAAAACGGCAAAACCGTTCGAGTTAAAACGCTTTCTCGATGCCATGGATGACTTGTACCAACGGGGTGCGCGCAACTTCAAGTTCATTGACCGTACTTTCAATTTAAAGATCAGCACCAGCATTGCGATCCTGGAGTTTTTCCTGCAGCGAATAGACGATGATCTCTACCTGCATTTTGAAGTTATACCTGACTACCTGCCGGAGCAGCTGAAACAGGTTCTAACCCGGTTTCCGCCCGGAGCACTGCAGTTCGAAATTGGCGTGCAAACCTTCGATCCCGAAATCCAGCAAATCATCAGCCGCAGGCAGAACAACAGAAATACCTGCGATAATCTGCGCTGGTTACGTGAAAACACCGGGGCTCACCTACATGCTGACCTCATATTCGGTTTACCTGGAGATTCACTGGAAAATTTTGCCCGGAGTTTTGATCAGCTGGTGGCTTTGAACCCGCAGGAAATACAGCTTGGCATTCTCAAACGTCTGCGCGGAGCCCCGATTAATCGACGCGTCGATGAATATCAAATGCGCTATAACCCGGTGGCCCCCTACAACATCCTGAGTACCCGGGATATTGATTTTGCGACCATGCAGCGCATCAGCCGCTTCGCACGATTCTGGGACATGATTGGAAACTCGGGTCGCTTCGGCAATACCCTGCCACTGGTACTGGCAGAGCAACCCTTCGAAAACTTTCTCGCGCTGAGCGACTGCCTGTATGAACTCGCGGGCAGCACCTGGAAAATCTCGCTGCGCCGACTGTACGCGTTGCTGTTTAAGGCACTGACCGGGCCACTGAAACTTCGACCAGACCGGGTCCGCCCGGCATTAGAGCTAGATTACAGGCGGTCCGGGCAAAAAGGGATCCTTGATCTGGACAACCCGGGGCTCGAGATCGTTACCCGCACGGGTGTGGCGAATAAACGCCAACGCCAACACCAACAGAAAAATGCTTGA
- the ruvA gene encoding Holliday junction branch migration protein RuvA, which yields MISRLTGILAAKRAPQILIDCNGVGYEADVSMTTFYRLPEVGDRISIWTHLLVKDDSHSLVGFKDEQERKLFRQLIRINGVGPKMALTILSGIDGQQFGLCILNNDVAMLTRLPGVGKKTAERLIIEMRDKVEVLAGDSPASEVSSGGHSIMGEAIEALQALGYRPADAEKMIGRVQQQDGTQASASELIKKALQTSVKA from the coding sequence ATGATCAGTCGATTGACGGGTATACTGGCCGCCAAGCGTGCTCCGCAAATATTGATCGACTGCAACGGAGTGGGTTACGAAGCCGATGTGTCGATGACGACATTTTACCGGCTACCCGAAGTCGGCGATCGGATATCAATCTGGACGCATTTGCTGGTTAAGGACGATTCCCACAGTCTGGTTGGGTTCAAAGACGAGCAGGAACGCAAACTGTTCCGACAGCTGATACGGATTAATGGCGTTGGCCCGAAAATGGCACTGACGATTCTGTCCGGAATCGATGGTCAGCAGTTCGGGCTCTGCATTTTGAATAACGACGTCGCGATGCTGACAAGATTGCCGGGAGTTGGTAAAAAAACGGCCGAGCGACTGATCATTGAAATGCGGGACAAGGTCGAGGTCCTGGCGGGCGATTCGCCTGCTTCCGAGGTTTCATCTGGCGGGCATTCGATCATGGGCGAGGCCATCGAAGCCCTGCAGGCACTGGGTTACAGGCCGGCCGATGCAGAAAAGATGATCGGTCGGGTACAGCAGCAGGACGGAACGCAAGCGAGCGCCTCGGAATTGATCAAAAAGGCGTTGCAAACGTCGGTTAAGGCATGA
- the tolA gene encoding cell envelope integrity protein TolA, protein MLSELRKHPRALVVSLVFHALVIGAMIINFTFVDKPKTMKAGPVAKTVKAEVVDQQQLDAKTEQKQFEEKRKREALEAKKLAEKKKIEAEEKRQQEAKKKAELKRKQETEEKRKKEAERKVAEKKKAEEKRKVEEARVAEEKRKAEEKQKTEEKRKAEEKRKAEEARIAEEKRKAEEARIAEEKRKAEEKRKAEEERKRKEAEERRLAEEEQKRKEAELKAKLLAEENERRLNSLREAYKLAIFQKVKRNWIRPAGSEKIPECWVRVLQGPGGIILDVTFGTCKGSTATYRASIENAVYKAEPLPKPGDPSLFERELNFNFRPE, encoded by the coding sequence GTGCTATCGGAGTTACGCAAACATCCCCGGGCATTGGTCGTTTCACTTGTATTTCACGCGCTGGTTATCGGAGCAATGATCATCAATTTCACCTTCGTCGACAAGCCGAAAACCATGAAAGCGGGACCCGTTGCCAAGACCGTCAAGGCCGAGGTAGTTGATCAACAGCAGCTTGATGCGAAAACGGAGCAAAAGCAGTTTGAAGAAAAGCGTAAACGGGAAGCGCTCGAGGCTAAAAAACTCGCCGAGAAGAAGAAAATAGAGGCAGAAGAGAAACGTCAGCAGGAAGCGAAGAAAAAAGCAGAATTGAAGCGCAAACAGGAAACCGAAGAAAAACGCAAGAAAGAAGCCGAGCGCAAGGTCGCCGAGAAAAAGAAAGCGGAAGAAAAGCGCAAAGTCGAGGAGGCACGTGTTGCCGAGGAAAAGCGCAAGGCTGAAGAAAAACAAAAAACCGAGGAAAAGCGCAAAGCCGAGGAAAAGCGCAAAGCCGAGGAGGCACGTATCGCCGAGGAAAAGCGTAAAGCCGAGGAAGCACGTATCGCCGAGGAAAAGCGCAAGGCCGAGGAGAAACGCAAGGCCGAGGAAGAGCGCAAACGTAAGGAAGCCGAAGAACGTCGTCTTGCCGAGGAGGAACAAAAACGCAAGGAGGCGGAACTGAAGGCCAAGCTACTGGCCGAGGAAAACGAGCGCCGGCTCAATTCATTGCGGGAAGCTTATAAACTGGCTATTTTTCAAAAGGTTAAGCGGAATTGGATTAGACCGGCCGGAAGTGAGAAAATACCCGAATGTTGGGTCAGGGTATTGCAAGGGCCGGGCGGCATAATTCTCGATGTCACCTTCGGTACCTGTAAAGGCAGTACCGCAACATATCGCGCTTCGATCGAAAATGCAGTGTACAAGGCAGAGCCCCTGCCGAAGCCAGGGGACCCGTCCTTGTTCGAGCGAGAGTTGAACTTTAATTTTAGGCCCGAGTAA
- the ybgF gene encoding tol-pal system protein YbgF — MSAAIGSIRKVTLAGSLLAGLFTTAAFAQGTLTPEQLTLRVERLTELSQRSDTKLSAVQTQLKKLSEEMSRLGRLIDNRAVLDMIQQVDEISQEVGLLRGDIEVQGNDITEIKKRQRELYLDIDRRLRGLESGAGSQASSGQVTLPQVATTPPAGTSSTAGQQTPSVEPSLPEPVTTTESTTASISQTPSVTQSAEKEAYQAAFDVLKEGRYKKAKTELKTFLDKYPNSSYSGNAQYWLGEAHYVTRNFDQGIIEFEKVLKSYPNSNKVPDAMLKLGYTFYERKQFDQSKAILQDLSKRFPKTTAASLAAKRLDRIRKEGH, encoded by the coding sequence ATGAGTGCGGCGATAGGTTCGATTCGCAAGGTTACCCTGGCCGGTAGCCTGCTGGCCGGGTTATTCACCACCGCGGCATTTGCGCAAGGCACCCTGACCCCCGAACAATTGACGCTGCGGGTCGAACGCCTGACTGAATTGTCACAGCGTTCCGATACCAAGCTGTCGGCGGTACAGACCCAGTTGAAGAAGCTGTCTGAAGAAATGTCTCGTCTGGGCCGTCTGATCGACAACCGGGCAGTGCTGGACATGATTCAGCAGGTTGACGAGATATCGCAAGAAGTTGGTTTGCTGCGCGGCGATATCGAAGTGCAGGGTAACGATATCACCGAGATCAAAAAACGCCAGCGTGAACTATACCTCGATATCGATCGACGCCTGCGGGGCCTGGAAAGCGGCGCCGGTTCGCAGGCTTCCAGCGGCCAGGTAACCCTGCCCCAGGTTGCGACCACGCCTCCGGCCGGAACCTCATCGACAGCCGGCCAACAAACGCCGTCAGTGGAGCCGTCGTTGCCCGAGCCGGTAACAACGACCGAATCAACGACCGCGTCAATCTCGCAAACGCCGTCGGTGACACAGAGTGCCGAAAAAGAGGCCTACCAGGCGGCATTTGATGTCCTGAAGGAGGGTCGATACAAAAAGGCCAAGACCGAACTCAAGACCTTTCTGGACAAGTATCCCAACAGCAGTTATTCCGGTAACGCACAGTACTGGCTTGGCGAGGCGCATTACGTAACGCGCAACTTCGACCAGGGCATAATCGAATTCGAAAAGGTGCTCAAGAGCTACCCGAACAGTAACAAGGTGCCGGACGCGATGTTGAAACTCGGTTATACCTTCTACGAACGCAAGCAATTCGATCAGTCCAAGGCAATACTGCAGGATCTGAGCAAGCGATTTCCGAAAACGACCGCGGCAAGCCTGGCCGCCAAGCGGCTGGATCGTATTCGTAAGGAAGGCCACTAA
- a CDS encoding YebC/PmpR family DNA-binding transcriptional regulator: protein MAGHSKWANIQHRKKAQDAKRGKLFTRLIKEIVVAAKAGGSDLDANASLRTAVDKAKSQSVPKDAIERAVKRGAGELDGSDYEEIRYEGYGPAGVAVIVDCLSDNRNRTVAEVRHAFTKAGGNLGQSGSVAYLFDNVGVLLYSPEHDEDSVMEAALEAGADDVIVADDGSIEVLTAAEDYVTVKQSMTDAGLEPGDSDLTMRAFTNAELNLEDAQKVLRLVDLLESSDDVQDVYYNAEIPEEAYEAQA, encoded by the coding sequence GTGGCGGGTCACAGCAAATGGGCAAACATTCAGCACCGTAAGAAAGCGCAGGATGCCAAGCGCGGCAAGCTGTTTACCCGTTTGATCAAGGAAATTGTCGTTGCCGCCAAGGCAGGTGGATCAGATCTCGATGCCAATGCGTCGTTACGCACCGCGGTCGACAAGGCCAAGTCCCAATCGGTTCCCAAGGATGCCATCGAACGCGCGGTAAAGCGTGGTGCCGGCGAACTCGATGGTTCCGATTACGAGGAAATTCGTTACGAGGGATACGGCCCAGCAGGTGTGGCGGTGATCGTCGATTGCCTGTCCGATAATCGAAATCGTACGGTTGCCGAGGTCCGTCATGCCTTTACCAAGGCGGGTGGAAATCTCGGGCAGAGCGGTTCGGTGGCTTACCTGTTCGATAATGTGGGCGTGCTGCTCTATTCACCCGAGCATGACGAAGACAGTGTCATGGAGGCCGCGCTGGAAGCGGGCGCAGACGATGTCATAGTTGCCGATGATGGTAGTATCGAAGTGCTCACCGCGGCTGAAGATTACGTGACCGTGAAGCAGTCAATGACGGATGCTGGGCTTGAACCGGGCGATTCGGACCTGACGATGCGCGCGTTCACCAATGCCGAGCTGAATCTAGAGGACGCCCAGAAGGTGCTGCGCCTGGTCGACCTGCTGGAAAGCTCGGATGACGTGCAGGATGTTTATTACAACGCTGAAATTCCAGAGGAAGCGTACGAGGCCCAGGCTTAA